From the Hordeum vulgare subsp. vulgare chromosome 1H, MorexV3_pseudomolecules_assembly, whole genome shotgun sequence genome, the window catctgtactcagacctaaccataagttccttgcgtcagctgcaaatctcgggaactctctctcgatttttctccactgccgaccatcagcggtgtgcctcaacttatcgtcttccatacgatcttccatgtgccatcgcaacaaattcgcatgatctttatttctgaacagacgtttcaaccgtggtattataggagcataccacatcaccttggcaggaaccctcttcctgggtggctcgccctcaatatcaccagggtcatcttttctgatcttataccgcaatgcagtgcataccggacatttatccatattctcgtacttctcaccgcggtagaggatgcactcattagggcatgcatgtatcttctgcacgtctaatcctagagaggagacaagcttctttgcttcgtacgtgctggcgggcaattcgttctttcttgaaagcatcttcttcatcagtaccagcaacttttcgaatgacgagtcagtcacaccggtctatgccttccacttcagcaattccagtgtgctacccagcttcttctggccatcttcacaagttgggtacaacaatttgttgtggtcctgtaacatctgctcgaactgcaacctctccttttctgtgtcgcaacctcgtcgtgcatcagaaatgacccggccaagatcatcagcgggctcatctggttcccgttcttcatcctaatcttcttcttcattgtcttccattgcggtatcagcatactcagggaacatagatcggtagttgtcatcatcgttctcttcttcttcatcgtcgtcttccatcataacccctctttctccgtgcttggtccaaacattatagcccgacataaaaccggaccgaagcaggtggctctgaataactcttgaggaagtgtaatccttctcattccgacatttaaCACATggccaaaacatatagccaccaccatgcttgttcgcatcggctgcatctcgaaaagaatgcacgccttctctgtaagcggttgtgcgtcgatcaccgtacatccatggatggctcatctgcgttatacgatagtatatcaaatacaatgacgatcctaaaaattagtaccgcacggtctaaacgaggaaatatagttgctaaccttttagaataagtagaaataaagaggaagaggtttaagcgtggctcgggcatctcatatcgtagttgtgttcgctgaactgaagcggcatcgctctaacacacatttcaacaaacacctctagtgcatcaaaaaaaatggagagctagcacgcacccacactcttccatccaagaaaaatgcaaggaagaggggagaggggagttGTGCtacatataggcagaggactttagtcccggtttaagacacaaaccgggactaaaggtggcgcacatgcgggctgcacaccgcgtagccctttagtcccggtttgagacacaaaccgggactaaaggctccttacgggccgggaccaaagcctcatgggcggcattgcgatttggggcgacgtggccgggcctttagtcccggcccagagggaggccaggactaaagggtccaggccaaatgcccgttttccactagcacGTGTTTATGGGGATAAGTGTGTATGCAGGTGAGTTTATAGAGATAAGTGTATGATCTGTATTGTGTTAAGAAAAACATAATGTGCATTTGAGTCCAACATTTGACCTGATAGCTCGTTTAGGCTAGGCAGTTGGGGACTGTGTCCACAGTTTACTTCTTCGGACGCAAGCAGTGACGCCAAGAACACACGTACTACCACGGATTCACGATCAGCAGGCGCGCACCTATTTAATCATGAACTCGGCTATGTACCACAGTCAACTCCAAGAAGCGGACGCGAGCTATCTCGACAGGCAATGGCGCCGGCGCTGAAAGTGTACGGGTGGGCAGTCTCACCGTTCGTGGCGCGCGCGCTACTGTGCTTGGAGGAAGCAGGCGTCGACTACGAGCTCGTCCCCATGAAACGTGAggccggcgaccacctcctgccGGACTTCCTCGCCAGGAACCCCTTCGGCCAGGTCCCCGTTCTCGAGGACGGCGACCTCACCATCTTCGGTAATTCCATCATCGTCTCTTCTCTGTTTACACCACAGATCGTCAAGCAGAACCTGTACCAGTGATCAGAAATTTCCACGCAGAGTCGCGCGCAATCGCTAGGCACGTGCTTCGCAAGTACAAGCCGGAGCTGCTGGCGGGCGACGGCTCGCCGGAGGCGGCGGCGATGGTGGACGTGTGGCTGGAGGTGGAGGCCCACCAGCACCACCCCGTGGCGGGCGCCATCTCGATCCAGTGCCTCCTCGTCCCGTTCCTCGGCGGCACGCGCGACCAGGCTGTCGTCGACGAGAACGTGGTCAAGCTGAGGAAGGTGCTGGAGGTCTA encodes:
- the LOC123407366 gene encoding glutathione S-transferase 4-like, whose product is MAPALKVYGWAVSPFVARALLCLEEAGVDYELVPMKREAGDHLLPDFLARNPFGQVPVLEDGDLTIFESRAIARHVLRKYKPELLAGDGSPEAAAMVDVWLEVEAHQHHPVAGAISIQCLLVPFLGGTRDQAVVDENVVKLRKVLEVYEARLSASKYLAGESVSLADLSHFPLMHYFMQTEYAAMVEERPHVKAWWEELKARPAARKVTEFMSPDFGLGKKADQ